The Salegentibacter mishustinae genome includes a window with the following:
- a CDS encoding response regulator has translation MSPTQYPCILAIDDTPINLLLIQKLIEKIYPSAIVLNSKNGDDAVLKFKENKVDLIFLDIQLPTIDGFETARQIRAFEVDGNRTPIIGLSGYEKEQFITNGGSKNMDDFLRKPIKMESLERIVNKFLAGDIKQSC, from the coding sequence ATGTCCCCTACACAGTACCCTTGTATTCTAGCTATAGACGATACTCCTATTAACCTTTTATTGATTCAAAAACTTATTGAAAAAATATATCCTTCGGCCATAGTATTAAATTCCAAAAATGGGGATGATGCTGTTCTTAAGTTTAAGGAAAATAAGGTAGATCTCATATTTTTAGATATTCAACTACCAACTATAGATGGCTTTGAAACTGCGCGCCAAATTAGAGCCTTTGAAGTGGATGGTAATCGTACACCAATTATAGGGCTAAGTGGCTATGAAAAGGAACAATTTATTACAAATGGTGGCAGTAAAAATATGGACGATTTCCTTAGAAAACCTATAAAAATGGAATCTTTAGAAAGAATCGTAAATAAATTTCTAGCTGGAGATATAAAACAATCTTGCTAA
- a CDS encoding PAS domain S-box protein has protein sequence MKKPEKTKNEGDRLKELEAYDILNAEQEGDFDFLTKMAAQICNTEISLISLVTEDRQLFLSHHGLEHKETCKEYSFCAYALHQPDKLFIIENALEDERFQDNPLVIQEPFIHFYAGIPLVNENGYALGTLCVIDSEPKTLDLEQKKMLKNLANQVMKLLELRKKQIETSNINQELRKNLDLLEETQQANKIGGWELDIATGKTIWTEFVYHIHEVPLDFKFDKKSAIEFYHPNDREKISKAVENTIATGNRFDVTCRLITAKNNEIWVRSTGRKVGGKLIGSFQDITEFKKNELKFEGIFNSTFSFIGFLDLDGTLLDANETALKVADLQPEDVIGKPFWDCYWWQISKETQEELKRNFYKAVKGEIVSYEVKVWTANKISTTILFSLKPIFDEHNNVVYILPEGSPVQEIVDVRQRFKSVIEGTNVGTWEWNVQTGGTIFNERWAEILGYTLEELQPVSIETWTSLAHPDDLIESNRLLNECFQKRTEFYEFESRMKHKDGDWVWIMDRGKVFEWTEDGKPLKMYGTHQDINQRKKYEEELRVSEEAFRGNFENAAIGMALLNEEGKWLKVNEKVCEILGYTEEELMQLTFQDITHPEDLNKDLNLLTEVIEGKRPNYNMEKRYFHKNGNIIHIILAVSVVRNHRGAILYFVSQIIDITAAKKHTEKLKYQQNLLNALYELSPIGIALNDYETGQFKDVNDKLVEPSGYSREEFMNLSYWDLTPIEYEREEKKVLNQLEKTGVYGPFQKEYKRKDGSRYPVLLRGVMVEDLNRNKFIWSFIQDISKEKEAENKLQAALSNLQAILDASTQVVIIATNKEGVITHFNSGAETALGYSQEEVLGRLTPLAIHEKKEIRAEAKKIAKKGQKFSDFEVLTFEAQKEEPGAKEWTYIRKDGSKFTVLLSVTAIKKDDEITGYLGVAVDISELKRVENEIKSLLDITQDQNNRLKNFAHIVSHNLRSHSSGIIGLLDVLETDHPELESNELFKMVSRGAENLQQTVEDLSDVISVSFNKANLHAVSLYEVIEKNIDSLSNQIRNANIKIENQVDINTKIQGVPAYIESIVLNFITNAIKYRSLERDSYLKIYSKVKKDKTILFFEDNGLGMDLKRHGDRLFQMYKTFHTHKDSRGLGLFITKNQIESMNGKIQVESMENVGTTFKIILPNEKN, from the coding sequence ATGAAAAAACCTGAAAAAACCAAGAATGAGGGCGATAGATTAAAGGAACTCGAAGCGTATGATATATTAAACGCAGAGCAGGAAGGTGATTTTGATTTTCTTACCAAAATGGCTGCTCAAATTTGTAATACCGAAATTTCTTTAATTAGTTTAGTTACAGAAGATAGACAATTATTTCTCTCTCACCATGGTTTAGAACACAAGGAAACCTGTAAAGAATATTCCTTTTGCGCTTATGCCCTTCATCAACCCGATAAATTATTTATAATAGAAAATGCTTTGGAAGATGAGCGTTTTCAGGATAATCCACTGGTAATACAAGAACCTTTCATACATTTTTATGCAGGCATACCCCTGGTTAATGAAAATGGATATGCGTTAGGCACCTTATGTGTTATAGATTCTGAGCCTAAAACATTAGATCTTGAGCAAAAAAAAATGCTAAAGAACCTCGCTAATCAGGTAATGAAACTTTTGGAGTTAAGAAAAAAACAAATTGAAACCAGCAACATAAATCAAGAGCTTAGAAAAAATTTAGATTTATTGGAAGAAACTCAGCAAGCTAATAAAATTGGGGGTTGGGAGCTAGATATAGCAACGGGAAAAACAATTTGGACAGAATTTGTTTATCATATTCACGAGGTGCCTTTAGATTTTAAATTCGATAAAAAAAGTGCAATAGAATTTTATCATCCTAACGATAGGGAGAAAATTAGTAAAGCGGTAGAAAATACCATAGCAACTGGTAATCGCTTTGATGTAACCTGCAGGTTAATTACAGCAAAAAATAATGAGATTTGGGTAAGAAGTACCGGCCGTAAAGTAGGAGGTAAATTGATTGGGAGCTTCCAGGATATTACTGAGTTCAAGAAAAATGAATTAAAATTTGAGGGTATATTTAATTCTACTTTTAGCTTTATAGGGTTCTTAGATCTTGATGGGACCCTACTGGATGCAAATGAGACCGCTTTAAAAGTTGCTGATCTTCAACCAGAAGATGTAATTGGTAAACCTTTCTGGGATTGTTATTGGTGGCAGATATCAAAAGAAACCCAGGAAGAATTAAAAAGAAATTTTTACAAGGCTGTAAAGGGTGAAATAGTTTCTTATGAAGTGAAAGTATGGACTGCAAACAAAATTTCTACTACTATACTTTTTAGCCTCAAACCTATATTTGATGAACACAATAACGTGGTCTATATATTACCAGAGGGAAGTCCTGTTCAGGAAATTGTAGATGTTAGGCAAAGGTTTAAATCTGTTATAGAAGGTACCAATGTGGGCACCTGGGAATGGAATGTTCAAACGGGAGGGACTATTTTTAATGAAAGATGGGCAGAAATTTTAGGCTATACTCTAGAAGAACTCCAACCGGTAAGTATAGAAACCTGGACTAGCCTGGCGCATCCAGATGATCTTATAGAATCTAATCGTTTGTTAAATGAATGCTTTCAAAAGAGAACCGAGTTTTACGAGTTTGAAAGCAGAATGAAACATAAAGATGGCGATTGGGTTTGGATCATGGATCGAGGAAAGGTATTTGAATGGACCGAAGATGGTAAGCCATTGAAAATGTATGGGACTCACCAGGATATAAATCAGCGTAAGAAATACGAAGAAGAATTACGAGTAAGCGAAGAAGCTTTTAGAGGAAATTTTGAAAATGCTGCCATAGGTATGGCTTTGCTTAATGAAGAAGGAAAATGGCTGAAAGTAAATGAAAAAGTCTGTGAAATTTTAGGTTATACAGAAGAAGAATTGATGCAACTTACCTTTCAGGATATTACCCATCCCGAAGATCTAAACAAAGATTTAAATTTACTTACAGAAGTAATTGAAGGTAAAAGACCTAATTATAATATGGAGAAAAGATATTTTCATAAAAATGGAAATATTATTCATATAATTTTAGCTGTTTCAGTAGTAAGAAATCATCGTGGAGCTATTCTTTATTTTGTATCCCAAATAATTGACATTACTGCAGCAAAGAAACATACCGAAAAATTAAAGTATCAGCAGAACTTACTAAATGCTTTATACGAATTATCACCTATCGGTATTGCTCTTAATGATTATGAAACCGGCCAGTTTAAGGATGTAAATGATAAGTTGGTTGAGCCTTCCGGCTATTCTAGAGAAGAATTTATGAATTTAAGCTATTGGGATTTAACTCCAATAGAATACGAGCGGGAAGAGAAAAAGGTACTAAATCAATTAGAGAAGACCGGAGTTTATGGTCCATTCCAAAAAGAATATAAACGAAAAGATGGGTCAAGATATCCGGTACTTTTGCGCGGTGTAATGGTAGAGGATCTCAATAGAAATAAATTTATTTGGTCTTTTATTCAAGATATAAGTAAGGAAAAAGAAGCAGAAAATAAACTACAGGCGGCCCTATCTAACCTTCAGGCTATTTTAGATGCAAGTACGCAAGTGGTTATAATTGCAACTAATAAAGAGGGGGTGATTACCCATTTTAATTCAGGAGCAGAAACTGCATTGGGATATAGCCAGGAAGAAGTGCTTGGGAGATTAACTCCTCTAGCTATACACGAAAAGAAGGAAATTAGGGCTGAAGCAAAAAAAATAGCTAAAAAGGGTCAAAAATTTTCAGATTTTGAAGTGCTTACTTTTGAGGCGCAAAAAGAAGAGCCCGGTGCAAAAGAATGGACCTATATAAGAAAAGATGGTAGTAAGTTTACGGTATTGCTATCTGTAACTGCTATTAAAAAAGATGATGAGATTACCGGTTATCTGGGAGTGGCGGTAGATATTTCAGAATTAAAAAGAGTTGAAAACGAAATTAAATCTTTACTGGATATCACCCAGGATCAAAATAACCGCCTGAAGAATTTTGCCCATATCGTTTCTCATAATTTAAGGTCTCATAGTTCTGGTATTATTGGTCTTTTGGATGTTTTAGAGACTGATCATCCAGAGTTGGAGAGCAATGAACTTTTTAAAATGGTTAGCCGTGGTGCCGAAAATTTACAGCAAACAGTAGAAGATCTAAGTGATGTAATATCGGTTAGTTTTAATAAAGCCAATCTACATGCTGTTAGTTTGTACGAGGTGATAGAGAAAAATATAGATAGCTTATCTAACCAGATAAGAAACGCAAATATAAAGATTGAGAACCAGGTTGATATAAATACAAAAATTCAGGGGGTTCCTGCTTATATAGAAAGTATAGTCTTAAACTTTATCACCAATGCTATTAAATATAGATCACTTGAAAGAGATAGTTACTTGAAGATTTATAGTAAAGTAAAGAAAGATAAAACTATTCTGTTTTTTGAAGATAATGGTTTGGGAATGGATTTAAAGAGGCACGGAGACCGCTTGTTCCAAATGTATAAGACTTTTCATACCCATAAAGACTCCAGGGGCTTAGGCTTATTTATTACTAAAAATCAAATAGAAAGTATGAACGGGAAGATTCAGGTGGAGAGCATGGAAAACGTGGGGACAACCTTTAAAATTATTTTACCTAATGAAAAAAATTAA
- a CDS encoding response regulator, which produces MKKINLACIIEDDPVHQMLTQKYVKLTGLVDNLMVCKNGKEAYNLLSSLITTGEPVPEVILLDLNMPVWDGWQFLEEFLKIPIEQKITIFILTSSINEDDFIKAEMFNLSSNYLIKPIKVDKLKTVLSEI; this is translated from the coding sequence ATGAAAAAAATTAATCTTGCTTGCATCATAGAGGATGATCCCGTGCATCAAATGCTTACTCAAAAATACGTTAAACTTACTGGCCTTGTTGATAATCTAATGGTTTGTAAAAACGGAAAAGAGGCCTATAACTTACTTAGTTCTCTTATAACCACAGGAGAACCGGTGCCCGAGGTAATTCTGTTAGATTTGAATATGCCTGTGTGGGATGGATGGCAGTTTCTTGAAGAATTTCTTAAAATTCCCATTGAACAAAAGATCACCATATTTATTTTAACCAGTTCTATAAATGAAGATGATTTTATAAAAGCCGAAATGTTTAATTTGAGTAGTAATTACTTAATAAAACCTATAAAAGTAGATAAACTAAAAACTGTGCTAAGTGAAATATAG
- a CDS encoding DUF2490 domain-containing protein, producing the protein MKNFCFFILFSCCYFSQAIAQDPDEDQLGAWYMYFWNTNFGESNWGLQGDYQYRDWRGLGDREQLLLRTGVTFTPKESGVKFTLGYANITTGQYGTNIDSPVSENRIYQEALFGQTVWKRLLLTHRLRYEQRWVEAQDFRTRYRYNLFVYIPFTGTTLEKGTPYFAFYNEVFINGERNIGDGREVQFFDRNRTYLGLGYALNNKLRMQVGWMEQTTVNWQKGQLQISLHQTF; encoded by the coding sequence ATGAAAAATTTTTGTTTCTTCATATTATTCAGTTGCTGCTATTTCTCTCAAGCCATTGCTCAGGATCCTGACGAAGATCAACTTGGTGCCTGGTATATGTATTTTTGGAACACAAATTTTGGAGAATCTAATTGGGGCCTACAAGGTGATTATCAATATCGCGATTGGCGCGGGTTGGGCGACCGGGAACAATTATTACTTAGAACAGGTGTTACATTTACTCCTAAAGAATCTGGTGTTAAATTTACGCTGGGTTATGCAAATATTACCACAGGGCAGTATGGAACCAATATTGATTCCCCCGTTTCAGAAAACAGGATCTACCAGGAAGCATTGTTTGGACAAACAGTATGGAAAAGACTACTACTTACCCATAGATTAAGATATGAACAAAGATGGGTAGAAGCCCAGGATTTTAGAACACGATATCGTTACAATCTTTTTGTATACATTCCATTTACCGGAACTACGCTAGAAAAAGGTACTCCTTACTTTGCCTTTTATAACGAGGTATTTATAAATGGAGAACGAAATATTGGAGACGGGCGTGAGGTACAATTTTTTGACCGAAACAGGACCTATTTAGGTCTTGGGTATGCCTTAAATAATAAATTGAGAATGCAGGTGGGATGGATGGAGCAAACCACGGTAAATTGGCAGAAGGGACAATTACAGATAAGTCTGCATCAAACCTTTTAG
- a CDS encoding carbonic anhydrase family protein, with the protein MKKLRLPLLMLLAAFVFTSCQDEKKTETAQEQNQDERVEEGVVESILTAEEQADMTPQEIIGRLKKGNENFVNNNLTQRDHSAQRRKAMIGQYPKAIVLSCVDSRVPVEDVFDLGIGDIFVARVAGNIENEDIVGSMEFATAVAGSKVVIVMGHTACGAVKSAIDQVDAKSMNMNSLADLLDEIQPAVEETELDGERNAKNTEFTNKVIKTNAMRTVENIREASPTLAKMENEGKIMIVSAVYDMESGVVDFHNN; encoded by the coding sequence ATGAAAAAACTAAGGTTACCATTATTGATGTTACTGGCAGCATTTGTTTTTACTTCCTGCCAGGATGAAAAAAAGACTGAAACTGCCCAGGAACAAAACCAGGATGAAAGGGTAGAAGAAGGAGTGGTGGAGAGTATTCTTACCGCTGAAGAGCAGGCCGATATGACGCCGCAAGAAATTATAGGAAGACTTAAAAAAGGGAACGAGAATTTTGTAAATAATAACCTTACCCAACGTGATCATTCGGCACAACGTAGAAAAGCAATGATTGGTCAGTATCCAAAAGCGATAGTACTTTCTTGTGTAGACAGCCGTGTACCGGTAGAAGATGTTTTCGACCTGGGAATTGGTGATATTTTTGTAGCCAGGGTAGCCGGGAATATCGAAAACGAAGATATTGTTGGCTCTATGGAATTTGCCACTGCAGTGGCAGGTTCAAAAGTAGTGATCGTAATGGGCCATACGGCCTGTGGTGCAGTAAAATCTGCCATAGACCAGGTAGATGCAAAATCGATGAACATGAATTCCCTGGCCGATCTGTTAGACGAAATTCAACCTGCCGTGGAAGAAACCGAGCTTGATGGAGAGCGTAATGCTAAAAATACAGAATTCACCAATAAGGTGATCAAAACAAATGCGATGCGTACTGTAGAGAATATTCGTGAAGCCTCTCCTACCCTTGCTAAAATGGAAAATGAAGGTAAGATCATGATCGTTTCGGCAGTTTATGATATGGAAAGCGGGGTTGTAGATTTTCACAACAACTAA
- a CDS encoding YitT family protein, whose protein sequence is MKIKPIIFWEFFQLAIAIVLASIGLKAFLLPNGFLDGGVTGISILLNKITGFEISIILPVISIPFFVIGWFTVSKRIVIRSLISVLILSLVIHFENFQPITDDKLLISIFGGLFLGAGIGIAIKNGSVLDGSEILGIFVNERTGISIGLIIFWFNVVLFLLAGFLFSLEVAMYSVLTYIITAKTIDLILEGFEDYVGLMIVTSKSGEMQKTLLKDIGQGMTIYQGTKGYGSQGEKQNLEIIHTVVNRIDTKKVYRVLKKVDKDAFVIEFDVNKVSGGVLRKYLTRRKQRQLSPTLFQENNIEI, encoded by the coding sequence ATGAAAATAAAACCAATAATTTTCTGGGAATTTTTTCAACTCGCCATTGCTATAGTGCTAGCAAGTATAGGCCTTAAAGCCTTTCTCCTTCCAAATGGTTTTCTAGATGGCGGAGTAACCGGAATCTCGATCTTATTGAATAAAATTACCGGGTTCGAAATCTCCATAATTCTTCCGGTTATTAGTATTCCATTTTTTGTAATTGGCTGGTTCACGGTTTCTAAAAGAATAGTGATAAGGTCGCTAATATCTGTCTTGATATTATCTCTCGTAATTCATTTTGAAAATTTTCAGCCCATCACAGACGATAAACTGCTTATCTCCATTTTTGGCGGGCTATTCTTAGGCGCAGGAATTGGGATCGCTATTAAAAATGGATCGGTGCTGGACGGGTCGGAAATTCTTGGAATATTCGTCAACGAACGAACAGGAATTTCCATTGGCCTAATAATTTTTTGGTTTAACGTGGTGCTTTTCCTTTTAGCCGGCTTTTTATTCTCGCTAGAAGTGGCAATGTATTCTGTACTCACTTATATTATTACGGCAAAAACTATCGATCTTATACTGGAGGGCTTTGAGGATTATGTGGGCCTTATGATAGTGACCTCCAAATCGGGGGAAATGCAAAAGACACTACTAAAAGATATCGGGCAGGGAATGACCATCTATCAGGGTACTAAGGGTTATGGAAGCCAGGGAGAAAAGCAAAATCTTGAGATTATACATACGGTGGTGAACAGGATCGATACAAAAAAGGTTTACCGGGTATTAAAAAAGGTAGATAAAGACGCCTTTGTTATTGAATTTGATGTGAACAAAGTCTCGGGAGGAGTCTTAAGAAAATATCTTACCCGCAGAAAGCAAAGGCAGTTGTCTCCTACCTTATTTCAGGAAAATAACATTGAAATATAG